The Candidatus Dependentiae bacterium genomic interval ATTGATCTGCATTCTTGACCCCTACAGCGATGAGGAGCTAGGCCACCAAGACGTCCTGCACGTGCATGAGCCTTTGATTTGCCAGCATTGCCATTACTGGTTGTTGAAGAAGCAGATTTGCTTGTACCAGCAGATCTAGCGCTCGTTGTGTTTGCAGATTTGCGACGTGATGCTGTTGTTCCGCGGCTGCCTGAATTGGTTTCATTATCGTAACCAAACAAATTAGAAACTGTGTTTTTAGCTTTTTGAGCTACTGAAGAACCGCCTCGTGAATTAGCAGATTTGGCTCTTGAAGAAGTTGAGCGGCTGCCAGCTGTGCTTGCAGATTTACGACGTGATGCTGTTGTTCCACGGTTGCTGGAATTGGTATCGTTATCGTAACCAAATAAGTTTGAAGCTGCTTTTTTAGCTTTTTGAGCTACTGAAGAACTGCCTCGTGAGTTAGCAGATTTTGTAGTAGCTTTACCGCGAGTTGTAGCCGCTTTGCTTGTTGAGCCTGCTTTTTTAGCAGCTGTTGAACGAGCAGTTGTTTTGCTGCCAGCTTTAGCGCGTGAAGTTGTGCCACGTGTTGATGAACTACGATTATCGTTGTCATGAGTTCCAAACAAGTGTGAAAGACTTGCTAAAATGCCTTCGTTGTCATGATTATTTGAACGTGAAGAACCGCTTCTCTTTGATGCAGTAGCTTTTGTACGGCCTCTTGAACCACGGTTATATTCTTCGTCGCTTTGAAATAAGTGTGAAATTTTAGCTAATAAACCTTCGTTGTCATGATTGGTAGATTTATTTGATCTGCTGCTTGTGCTTCTTGCAGCGCGATTAGCATTGCTACTTTTTACATTAGCATTAGAGCCTGTGTATGGGTCATTATATGCTCTATTAGCTGAGTTTTTGCTTTTGCTTGCAGTTGAGCCAGCCGTTTTATTAGCTGAAGTTGAACGAGCTGAAGAAGCTGATTTAGTTTTGTTTGTTTTATTAGTAGCTGCAGTTGAGCCTGTTAAAGAAGCAGCTGCTTTATTACCACTTACTTTATTAGCTGAATTAGTGCGTAATGAAGTTGCTGCTGTTTTTGTTTGTTGGCCTTTTCCTGATTGCAAGGTTGCTTTATTAGCTGAATTTGAGCGAGCTGAAGAACTTGCAGCTTTATTGGTTGAGTTTGATTTTGCTGAAGCATTTGCAGCTTTAGTGCCATTTGATTTTGACGTAGTTTTATTTGAGCGTAAGCCTGAAATGTTTGCATTAGCTTTATTAGCTGATGAGCGTGATTTTGAGCTCGCGCTTTTTGTTGATTTTGTTACCATAGTATTCCTTTTTGTAAGTTTTTTAGAATCACTTTCATTACATATACAAATAATACAAATTTAGATGCCCACTAGCATAAGAGCTCTATGCTAGTGGATTTTTTAATTTATCGGTTTTTGCTGCTTGATGAACCTTCGCTGCACTCACTGCCGCGACACTCATGAGAAGCTTCTCCGCCTTTATGACTTGCTTCTTGACGGTTTACAGATCCGCTTTGGTTGCTTGATGATTGGCCAGCGCTAGCTTGGTTACGTGACTCTTGGTTTTGTGAGCCTTGACCAGCTTGTTTGCTTGATTCTTGTGAACCTTGGTTATGGCTAGCTTGGGTTTGTGATTTTTGATTTTGTGAGTTCTGTGAACCTTGACCAGCTTGGTTACGTGACTCTTGGTTTTGTGAACCCTGACCAGCTTGTTTGCTTGATTCTTGTGAACCTTGATTATGGCTAGCTTGGGTTTGTGATTTTTGATTTTGTGAGTTTTGTGACCCTTGGCCAGCTTGATTTTGGTTGTTTTTGTTGTTTGAATTTGCCATTGTGGCTCCTTTTTTTATGGTTAAATACTATTATTTGTTTCTACCAGCTGCTTCTAGAGCAGCTTCTTCTTGTAATTCTTTTTGAGTATGACGCGTACGTTTTTGTACCGTACCGTTATTTTGTCCATAGGTGCCTCGTTGTCTTGAAGGTCTCTTTTTGCCGCCAGGTATACTAGTGGTTAGACCTTCATGATAACTATCGTTAGCTCGATTATCACTTGCTGCTTTTGCCATACTATCTCCTATTACTCTAAGTCTTCTATATCATGACTTACATAATCTTCAGGTCCTTCAATTGACCGTTCAGTGATCGTCGTATCATCTATGCTTTCACTTAGTGATGGATACGTATCTTCAGGGCCTTGCCAACTACGAAGCGCTTTAGGTAGCAGAGCCAATGAGTTATCATAAAAGTTTGTTTTATCATTTGATAAAGATAAATTTTCCATGTATCTCCTTAGTTACTTTTCCTAAAGCGCGTCTTAATTACAATTAATTGCCAGAATTACTCTTTGATCCTGAACCCATTGAGCCAGTTGACCCCGAACCTGACTTCATACCAGAAGCGTTGTCTGAAGAACTAGCACCACGGCTGCCGGTTGAGCTATCAGAACCCATTGAGCCTGTTGCATTCTTGCTGGTTGAGCTATCAGAACCCATTGAACCTGTTGTATTCTTGCTGTTTGAAGAACCTTGGTTGCTTGAGCCGCTACCTTGACGGTTAGCATTTGAGTTTCCTGTTGAGTGTGAACCATATGATCCAGTTGATGAACTGTCTGATTGACGGTTAGAATCTGAACCTGTTTGGTTTTGAGCTTTGTTGCTGTTTGTGTTTTTGTTGTCGTTTGCCATTGTATCTCCTTAGTGTTTGTTTAGTATTGGTTATATTCAATTAATGTTCTTTAGTTAAAATTTAACACTGGCTGTATAACTATTGTCTCTGTCTTTTTCACCTTGAGAGCCATAAGCTCCTGTGATGCCGGTTTCCGTCTGCGGGTTATACACACCACCATTGTTATAGTAAGAGCTTCTCTCGCGATCATAATCGTAAGGTTGCTCTTTTGTTTGATCTTTTTTCTGTTTGTTCTTTTTTTCTGTTGCCATTATAAGCTCCTTTTAGGTATCATCTGCACAAACGGTGACTGTGTATACTCTTGTTAGCCTTTAAACATATCTATTTCAAATTTGAGCTCTCTTTTTCTCAGGCTCTATTTTATAATAGAAAATAATTTACATCAAAGTCAAGGATTTTTCTGTTCTATTTTAAAAATTACTACGTGGATTGCTCAATTATATGGTTTATAGCACGTGTAATAGTATCTTTTTTACTTTGAATAAAAGTCTGTTTTTCGGGTATAGATGCATTGTTAGTGTCAAGTTCATCACCATGAAATATAAGGTCTTGATCGACTACTTCAAATGCTGTATCAAATTTATTTTGTAAGTTAGCAAGATTGCTACGATATTCTAAGTCTCGTTCGTTGGCCATTTGTGAGCGACGTTCCGATCTAAGGGTATCAGTACTATTTTTAAGTAATGACTCAAGTGCGCGTATATGATCAGTAGATTTATTACGTAAATTACGGACGTAATCATAGTAACCCATTTTTATGGCAATATCGTTAGTAGTCGCTTGAGCTTGCACTTGTATTACAACCAAGCAAACCAGAAAAGTAATGAGATAGTAGTGGATATTCTTTTTAAAAGGCATACTATTTCTTTCTATTTATTATGTCTATTTTTAATTTTAATAATATCAATTAAGTAATTGACATTTCAATAGTTATTAAAAAAAATTATAAAAATAGAATAAAAAGGAACAGGGTGAAATAGCGTGGGTAATTAATAATTATCTTGCTGGTGATAGAGTATCTCTATGTATGAAGGTCCTAACTTTACAAGCATAAAAAGAGCAGGTATATACCTGCTCTTTCTTAGTATTAAAAATTACTAAATTTAAAGTTATGAGAGTTACATATGGAAGTAGTGACGTGCTTTGTTTTTTAACTCAGTACCCGTTTTAATGCCAACAATACGACCCTGTTCTTTGCCATGAGCATAATAAACAAAAGTAGGTACGGATTGAACATGAGCTTTATTGGCTACTGAACCAAATTTGTCTATGTCTACTTCTATACACTGTACTTTGCCGGTAAGTTCTTGTGCTACTTTACTAAAAATAGGCTTCATGCGTTTGCAAGGGCCACATTCGTTCATAAAGAATTTAACAAGAGTAAATTTTGCCGTAGAGTGTACTAATTGATCAAATGCTGCTTCAGGGGTTAAGCTGTGCAGTAATTCTTGTAATGGTGCTACTGCTTCTTGGCAAACAATATAAGCTGAACTTAAAACTAATGCCAAGGTAAAAGTTTTCTTTAAAAAATTAGTTATCATGGTGTTCCTTTAGTCTGTGTAGTTTTGGCTGTTTTTATACTCTTTTTGGTAGTTACAGCTTGAGGATCTTCTACGGTCTCTTTTGGTTTTGCTACGCGCGTTCTAGGTTTTTTTACTTTTTCTGGTTTGATGGTGCATGCGTTTGGTTTAAATTGAAAAGGATAAAAAACTGAAGTAAACAATGAGCTAAACCAAGCTGCAAAGTTTTTTAGTCTGTTTTTTTGTAGCATAATTG includes:
- a CDS encoding thioredoxin family protein; translation: MITNFLKKTFTLALVLSSAYIVCQEAVAPLQELLHSLTPEAAFDQLVHSTAKFTLVKFFMNECGPCKRMKPIFSKVAQELTGKVQCIEVDIDKFGSVANKAHVQSVPTFVYYAHGKEQGRIVGIKTGTELKNKARHYFHM